One Purpureocillium takamizusanense chromosome 1, complete sequence genomic window carries:
- the UBR1 gene encoding RING-type E3 ubiquitin transferase (EggNog:ENOG503NU3X~COG:O), with protein MENSLSTQEQQLCQLLADLPARFGYRYNEEASRELLTSLFWSLSGGNPQNMRLLFPAGRPSESLKLSDAQGAVEGAEYTDAARGKRCGHIFKPGEASYMCRTCGTDETCCLCSRCYESTDHTGHMVRIHISVGNSGCCDCGDDEAWKSPLFCTIHSDMTKGSAKGKEKEAAGLPEEVVSNLQMTIGRVFDYICDVISCSPEQLRQAKTHDKIIEDELKSRLSSKYYGVEAEPCGDFALILWNDEKHTVQEVQDQVARACGKSSGDASRDAWETDAVGRSILTYSDDVSKLLQMAKIMEAIRVTVTIRSARDTFREQMCGTLVEWLSDISGCSVGHDSDILRQTVCEQVMRPWRQGSLATHTMGLIDDEDEDDRDLDSRAHFHNVNPRFILALQRAAGNRVDLEIVGGTVLDIDDDDDDDDDDDDEEDDDADMDDGEDDTHSAASSVAGEDEDEDEDVMMVDARGDVADLGMNWSQPDQALEEDEATMAGYPPPPPPPPVQAQASNRERDGTPSDSDTAEPLIAPAIYAKANVDIPKTPGKTEKVTPRPGRYWIETPAVYTQRENVPPAEDVFQRVRLDWLLLFDLRMWKKVRNDLRALYISTVVSIPEFKRVLALRFASLYTILAQLYLVGDREPDHSIINLSLQMLTTPSITAEVVERGNFLSSLLAILYTFLTTRQVGHPWDVSPDAVLAFESGSVTNRRMYHFYQDLKYLFGSQHVQERIRSEPRYLMQFLDLVKLHQCIGPNVRAVVEHVEYEADSWITASLVTRQINLQARNLAEAFRDCPADDIHHLQRAIRFTAKTVILNSIGAERARFKQGEIKDEVKFKTLTDFEFDTDGASYEVVRFVVEKDPISFHHALHYTLSWLVECARSLPASNLKSLMSFTVQELRLKPRLMGRPQVPKLEQDPEDHLIAAFDFPLRVCAWLAQIKANMWVRNGISLRHQASTYRGVGQRDVSHHRDIFLLQTAMVVCNPSRMLASIIDRFGMDGWVKGLFELKSEAQDDAQHLDVVEDMIHLLIVLLSDRTSLIAPEDEPNARILAVRRDIIHVLCFKPLSFNEICNKLPEKYQEQEDFHRVLDEMATFKPPEGVSDVGTFELRHEFIDEIDPYIAHYNKNQREESETAYRKKMAKKTGKAIEDIVYEPKHRPIPSGLFQNLGQFTGTGIFAQVIFYSLLYPLVAQKFTPTVPFTRLETFLQVVLHLILIAILEDKTDDSFVATDGQTSFVHLALTRLARSNFLPEASNSRTIVSLLHLMSTKDEFKSVHPKIALVLKRLKQKRPQSFEIAFTSLGVAVDRINTASPANTSAEEERERRKKAALDRQAKVMAQFQEQQKHFMEKQGGIGWGSDLDDDDDDGDVMEQTEERKHSWKYPAGTCILCQEEADDRRLYGTFALVNESRILRQTNFQDPDLVREASQTPCSLDRSAEDIRPFGIAHENRKMVEKLNPQGEVFLAERQTIGKGYKGNYSRPGPVASSCGHMMHFHCFEMYYEATVRRHGHQIARHHPEDTRRNEFVCPLCKALGNSFLPIVWKGLEESYPGYLQPESTFAEFLEKQMGSAYWLGGSKARELDDPGMPELKTPSVPGSLVESLESAQPDSEESRSWTSIFPFTSRSQAQTPSAPSVITSAPMASSGGTGENERDTTTKEAMVKDLMVAYQRLRDTLRVNGLQTKHIMDAKLDYGSDLHSSDTLIQTVGFTISSVELQQRGVEAQAGVTLLQKIPEQVLTHLRILSETASSYMLVGSRSYDVDNLVGNEFRKDCERQHCQLFMSRYFGAGSPDSARPIDLYPALLSMDPFVFLVECAYGLVPDQKVDIAHLVQLCYLAELVKVVYHMGRNAPVAMWLGGLKNRHTRDASINNFADFALFVTEHGMTFHAAKGADEVDHGENVGFQQPGVDTLEGWYTFVKKYALTFLRKTLVFLYVKYGVDFNSHVSPIPEADELDRLTEALHVPPFDEMCASLTHNASAFGWPDTTRDLVSGWIKHQALCPRKLGDMNASAVVSHPGIFELIGLPKTYDTLIEEATRRKCPTTGKDLTDPVICLFCGELFCSQSTCCQKPDLVSGETTRIGGAQQHMRK; from the coding sequence ATGGAGAATTCGTTATCGACacaagagcagcagctctgCCAGCTCCTGGCAGATCTGCCAGCCAGGTTCGGCTATCGCTACAATGAGGAGGCCTCGAGGGAGCTCCTGACGAGCTTGTTCTGGTCGCTGAGCGGTGGGAACCCCCAAAACATGCGTCTTCTCTTCCCAGCCGGCAGACCTTCAGAGAGCCTGAAGCTTAGCGACGCCCAGGGGGCCGTTGAGGGCGCCGAATACACTGACGCGGCCCGCGGGAAGCGATGCGGCCACATCTTCAAGCCCGGTGAGGCGTCCTACATGTGCCGGACCTGCGGCACCGACGAGACGTGTTGCCTATGCAGCAGATGTTACGAATCGACCGACCATACCGGCCACATGGTCCGCATCCATATTTCGGTCGGCAAcagcggctgctgcgactgcggcgacgatgaggcgTGGAAGTCACCGCTCTTCTGCACGATCCACTCCGACATGACCAAGGGCTccgccaagggcaaggaaaaggaggccGCTGGCCTGCCTGAGGAAGTTGTCTCGAACCTGCAAATGACCATCGGTCGGGTGTTCGACTACATCTGCGACGTCATATCATGTTCTCCTGAGCAGCTCCGACAAGCCAAGACTCACGATAAGAtcatcgaggacgagctcaAGTCTCGCCTTTCCTCGAAATACTACGGGGTGGAAGCAGAGCCGTGCGGCGACTTTGCTTTGATCCTGTGGAACGATGAGAAACACACAGTTCAAGAGGTCCAGGACCAGGTGGCTAGGGCGTGCGGAAAGTCAAGCGGAGACGCGTCTCGCGACGCCTGGGAGAccgatgccgtcgggcgAAGCATCTTGACATACTCGGACGATGTTTCCAAGCTTTTGCAGATGGCCAAGATCATGGAAGCGATTCGCGTTACCGTCACGATCCGGTCAGCCAGAGACACATTCCGCGAGCAAATGTGCGGCACTCTCGTCGAGTGGTTGAGCGACATCTCTGGCTGCAGCGTGGGCCACGACAGTGACATACTCAGACAAACTGTGTGCGAACAAGTTATGCGTCCCTGGCGTCAAGGAAGCCTCGCGACCCACACTATGGGCCTCatagacgacgaggacgaagatgaTCGGGACTTGGATAGCCGAGCCCATTTCCACAACGTGAACCCACGCTTCATCCTAGCACTGCAGCGGGCTGCGGGAAACAGGGTCGACCTGGAGATAGTCGGCGGCACCGTTCTGGAtatcgacgacgatgatgacgatgacgacgacgacgatgacgaggaggatgacgatgcggaCATGGACGATGGCGAAGACGACACCCATTCCGCTGCCAGCTCTGTCGCCGGCGAagatgaggacgaagacgaagacgtcATGATGGTCGATGCCAGGGGGGACGTGGCGGACTTGGGCATGAACTGGAGTCAGCCTGATCAAGCCttggaggaagacgaggcgaccatggcgggctacccgccgccgccgcctccccctcctgTGCAGGCGCAGGCGTCAAACCGGGAACGGGACGGCACACCATCTGATTCGGACACGGCGGAGCCGCTTATTGCACCCGCGATATACGCCAAAGCCAACGTGGACATTCCAAAGACACCGGGCAAGACGGAAAAAGTCACACCCAGACCCGGCAGGTATTGGATCGAAACGCCAGCAGTCTATACACAGCGCGAGAATGTGCCTCCCGCCGAAGACGTTTTCCAACGAGTCCGGCTCGATTGGCTGCTGCTCTTTGATTTGCGGATGTGGAAGAAGGTCAGGAATGACCTCCGAGCCCTGTACATCTCAACCGTGGTTTCGATACCAGAATTCAAGCGGGTCTTGGCGCTCCGTTTTGCGAGCCTATACACCATTCTGGCGCAGCTTTACCTCGTAGGCGACAGAGAGCCAGACCACTCTATCATCAACCTATCCCTCCAGATgttgacgacgccatccATTACTGCCGAGGTTGTCGAGAGGGGAAACTTCTTGAGCAGCCTCCTGGCAATCCTTTACACCTTTTTGACTACCCGACAAGTTGGTCATCCGTGGGATGTGTCCCCCGATGCCGTCCTGGCCTTTGAAAGCGGCTCTGTGACGAATCGCCGAATGTATCACTTTTATCAGGACCTCAAATATCTCTTTGGCTCGCAGCATGTTCAGGAAAGGATCAGATCCGAGCCGCGGTACCTCATGCAGTTTCTAGACCTGGTCAAGCTGCACCAGTGTATTGGACCCAACGTGCGCGCCGTGGTCGAGCATGTCGAGTACGAAGCCGACTCATGGATTACGGCCTCCCTGGTGACGCGCCAGATCAACCTGCAAGCGCGGAATCTTGCCGAGGCCTTCCGCGACTGCCCGGCCGACGATATCCATCACCTTCAGCGCGCCATCCGCTTCACTGCGAAGACGGTGATTCTTAACTCCATCGGGGCGGAGCGGGCCCGGTTCAAGCAAGGGGAGATCAAGGATGAAGTCAAATTCAAGACCTTGACCGACTTTGAATTTGACACGGATGGGGCCTCGTACGAAGTCGTCAGGTTTGTCGTGGAAAAGGACCCCATTAGCTTCCACCACGCCCTGCACTACACGCTCTCGTGGCTCGTCGAATGTGCGCGCTCGCTTCCTGCGTCGAACCTGAAGTCCCTGATGAGCTTCACCGTACAGGAGCTGCGGTTGAAGCCGCGCCTGATGGGTCGACCGCAGGTCCCGAAACTGGAGCAGGATCCGGAGGACCATCTCATAGCCGCCTTTGACTTCCCGCTTcgcgtgtgtgcgtggcTCGCACAGATCAAGGCCAACATGTGGGTGCGGAACGGCATCAGCCTGCGGCACCAAGCTAGCACCTATCGCGGCGTTGGTCAGCGGGATGTGTCGCATCATCGAGACATATTCCTTCTCCAAACCGCCATGGTTGTCTGCAACCCCAGCAGAATGCTCGCATCTATCATTGATCGCTttgggatggatggatgggtcaAGGGCTTGTTTGAGCTCAAGTCGGAGGCGCAAGACGACGCCCAGCACCTTGATGTTGTCGAGGACATGATCCACCTACTCATCGTCCTTCTCAGCGACCGAACATCGCTGATTGCCCCGGAAGACGAGCCCAACGCAAGAATCCTCGCCGTGAGGCGGGACATTATCCATGTCCTGTGCTTCAAGCCGCTATCGTTCAACGAGATTTGCAACAAGCTCCCCGAGAAGTACCAAGAACAGGAAGACTTCCACAGAGTCCTGGACGAGATGGCCACGTTCAAGCCCCCTGAAGGGGTATCCGATGTCGGCACCTTTGAGCTCCGTCACGAGTTTATCGACGAAATCGACCCGTACATTGCGCATTACAACAAGAACCAACGCGAAGAATCCGAAACGGCCTACCGGAAGAAAATGGCCAAGAAGACCGGCAAGGCTATAGAGGATATTGTGTACGAGCCAAAGCACCGCCCGATTCCATCCGGCCTCTTCCAGAATCTCGGCCAATTCACCGGCACCGGTATCTTTGCGCAGGTCATTTTCTACTCCCTCCTGTATCCGCTCGTCGCACAGAAATTCACCCCCACGGTACCTTTCACGAGGCTGGAGACGTTTCTCCAGGTCGTCTTACACCTTATTTTGATCGCGatcctcgaggacaagacAGATGACAGTTTCGTGGCAACAGATGGTCAGACCTCGTTTGTCCATCTTGCCCTTACAAGACTTGCGCGCAGCAACTTCCTGCCCGAGGCGAGCAATTCGAGAACCATTGTGTCGCTGTTGCACCTCATGTCCACCAAAGACGAGTTCAAATCTGTCCATCCCAAGATTGCGCTCGTGCTCAAGCGCTTGAAGCAAAAACGACCGCAGTCCTTTGAGATTGCGTTCACTagcctgggcgtcgccgtaGACCGCATCAACACTGCGTCGCCCGCGAACACCTCGGCCGAAGAAGAACGCGAGCGAAGGAAGAAGGCCGCGCTCGACCGCCAAGCTAAGGTTATGGCACAGTTCcaggagcagcagaagcaCTTCATGGAGAAACAGGGCGGCATTGGCTGGGGCTCTGAccttgatgacgacgacgacgacggagatgtCATGGAGCAGACAGAAGAGCGCAAACACAGCTGGAAGTACCCGGCCGGAACATGTATCCTAtgccaagaagaagcggatGATCGTCGTCTATACGGAACATTCGCTCTTGTCAACGAAAGCCGCATTCTCCGACAGACAAACTTTCAAGATCCCGACCTCGTGCGGGAGGCATCGCAGACACCCTGCAGTCTTGACCGGTCAGCCGAAGACATCCGACCATTCGGCATCGCCCATGAAAATCGGAAGATGGTGGAGAAGCTGAACCCGCAGGGAGAGGTGTTTCTTGCTGAGCGGCAGACCATCGGGAAGGGCTACAAGGGCAATTACTCCCGACCTGGCCCCGTagccagcagctgcgggcACATGATGCATTTCCACTGCTTCGAGATGTACTACGAGGCCACCGTCaggcgccacggccaccagATCGCCCGGCACCACCCGGAGGACACGCGGCGGAACGAATTCGTCTGTCCCCTCTGCAAAGCGTTGGGCAACTCGTTCTTGCCGATCGTGTGGAAGGGTCTGGAGGAGTCGTACCCGGGATATCTCCAGCCCGAGAGCACTTTTGCTGAGTTTCTGGAAAAGCAAATGGGCTCGGCATATTGGCTAGGGGGAAGCAAAGCTCGGGAGCTGGACGACCCTGGCATGCCTGAACTGAAGACGCCAAGCGTTCCCGGCAGTCTCGTTGAATCTCTAGAGTCAGCACAGCCCGACTCCGAAGAATCACGATCTTGGACGAGCATCTTCCCGTTTACGTCTAGGTCGCAGGCGCAAACACCATCCGCCCCTTCGGTCATTACCAGCGCGCCGATGGCCAGCTctggcggcaccggcgagaACGAAAGGGACACGACGACAAAGGAAGCGATGGTCAAGGACCTCATGGTTGCCTACCAGCGCCTTCGGGACACGCTGCGGGTCAACGGTCTCCAAACAAAGCACATCATGGATGCGAAGCTCGACTACGGGTCTGACCTGCACTCGTCCGACACATTGATACAGACTGTTGGCTTCACGATCTCGTCCGTggagctccagcagcgcggcgtggAGGCACAGGCGGGCGTGACGTTGCTCCAAAAGATCCCCGAGCAGGTCTTGACGCACCTGCGGATCCTCTCAGAGACTGCCTCGTCGTACATGCTTGTGGGAAGCCGATCGTATGACGTGGACAACTTGGTCGGAAACGAGTTCCGCAAAGACTGCGAGAGACAGCACTGCCAGCTATTCATGTCCCGCTACTTTGGGGCAGGATCTCCTGACTCGGCACGGCCAATCGACCTATACCCAGCGCTACTAAGCATGGATCCCTTCGTCTTCCTAGTGGAGTGCGCGTACGGCCTCGTTCCCGATCAAAAGGTGGACATTGCACACCTGGTTCAGCTGTGTTACCTGGCGGAGCTGGTGAAGGTGGTGTACCACATGGGCCGGAACGCCCCCGTGGCCATGTGGCTGGGGGGTCTCAAGAATCGGCACACCAGGGACGCGTCCATCAACAACTTTGCCGACTTTGCTCTTTTCGTGACCGAACATGGAATGACGTTCCACGCGGCCAAGGGTGCTGACGAGGTGGACCACGGCGAAAACGTAGGCTTTCAGCAGCCAGGGGTGGACACGCTGGAAGGTTGGTACACGTTTGTGAAGAAGTACGCGCTCACCTTCCTGCGCAAGACTCTGGTCTTTCTCTACGTCAAGTACGGCGTGGACTTCAACAGCCACGTGTCGCCCATCCcggaggcggacgagctggaccgACTCACGGAAGCACTCCACGTACCGCCATTTGACGAGATGTGCGCGTCCCTGACGCACAACGCATCGGCGTTTGGCTGGCCAGACACGACGCGGGATCTGGTGTCTGGATGGATCAAGCACCAGGCCCTATGCCCTCGCAAGCTGGGGGACATGAACGCGTCGGCCGTGGTCAGCCATCCGGGCATCTTTGAGCTGATAGGACTGCCAAAGACGTACGACACGCTGAtcgaggaggcgacgaggagaaagTGTCCGACGACGGGCAAGGACCTGACGGACCCGGTGATATGCCTGTTCTGCGGGGAGTTGTTTTGCAGCCAGAGCACGTGCTGCCAGAAGCCGGACCTCGTCAGtggcgagacgacgaggattggcggagcgcagcagcacatgCGCAAGTGA